A stretch of the Pseudomonadota bacterium genome encodes the following:
- a CDS encoding sugar ABC transporter permease has product MHPAIQGLLTIAFGVGGCVAYFYLANLALDHVICPARGRHAGRNINRANLVRPWLFLLPALAAMGLYLVYPVIETLRLSLGERLPGNAFEFVGLANYAQMVSEAKFWEALTNNLLWLLIVPAFATAFGLLAAQLSDRVRWGNLAKSLIFMPMAISFVGAAVIWKLVYDARPLGQEQIGVLNALYLALGGDAPATWLTIPFWNSFFLMAILIWIQTGFAMVILSAALRGIPEETVEAAIVDGANPFQLFFRIKVPQIKGTIVVVWTTITIVVLKVFDIVFAMTNGQWETQVLANYMYDKLFRANDWGVGSAGAIVILLLVTPILVWNVLSARKEMR; this is encoded by the coding sequence ATGCACCCAGCGATACAAGGCCTCTTGACCATCGCGTTCGGTGTGGGCGGTTGCGTGGCGTATTTCTACCTCGCGAACCTCGCGCTCGACCACGTGATCTGCCCGGCTCGCGGCCGACACGCGGGCCGGAACATCAACCGCGCCAACCTGGTGCGCCCCTGGCTGTTCCTGCTGCCGGCACTCGCCGCCATGGGCCTCTACCTGGTGTACCCGGTCATCGAAACCCTGCGGCTCTCGCTCGGTGAACGCCTGCCCGGCAACGCGTTTGAGTTCGTCGGGCTCGCCAACTACGCGCAGATGGTCTCCGAGGCCAAGTTCTGGGAGGCCTTGACGAACAACCTGCTGTGGCTGCTGATCGTGCCGGCCTTTGCAACGGCCTTCGGCCTGCTCGCGGCGCAACTCTCCGACCGCGTGCGCTGGGGCAACCTCGCCAAGTCGCTGATCTTCATGCCGATGGCGATCTCCTTTGTCGGCGCCGCCGTGATCTGGAAACTGGTCTACGACGCCCGCCCGCTCGGGCAGGAACAGATCGGGGTGCTCAACGCGCTCTACCTGGCGCTGGGTGGCGACGCGCCCGCCACCTGGCTGACGATCCCGTTCTGGAACAGCTTTTTCCTGATGGCGATTCTGATCTGGATCCAAACCGGCTTCGCCATGGTTATCCTGTCTGCCGCCTTGCGGGGCATCCCCGAAGAGACCGTCGAGGCTGCGATCGTCGACGGCGCGAACCCGTTTCAGCTCTTCTTTCGCATCAAGGTGCCGCAGATCAAGGGCACGATCGTCGTCGTCTGGACGACCATCACCATCGTCGTGCTCAAGGTGTTCGACATCGTCTTCGCGATGACCAACGGCCAGTGGGAGACCCAGGTGCTCGCGAACTACATGTACGACAAACTCTTCCGCGCCAACGACTGGGGCGTCGGCAGCGCCGGGGCCATCGTCATCCTGCTGCTGGTGACACCGATCCTCGTCTGGAACGTACTCAGCGCGCGCAAGGAAATGCGCTAG
- the phbB gene encoding acetoacetyl-CoA reductase — MAKIAVVTGGTRGIGAAISIALKNKGYKVAANYAGNDERAKAFSESSGIPVYKFDVSDFSACEAGVKRICEDMGGTVDILVNNAGITRDGTLHRMDQPNWQAVLDTNLGSCFNMCRLVIDGMRERGFGRIVNIGSINGQAGQYGQVNYAAAKSGIHGFTKALAQEGAAKGVTVNAIAPGYVDTDMVRAVPENVLEKIIAKIPVGRLGRAEDIARSVVFLVADDAGFITGSTLSVNGGQHMY, encoded by the coding sequence ATGGCAAAAATTGCAGTCGTCACGGGCGGCACGCGCGGCATCGGCGCAGCAATTTCAATCGCGTTGAAGAACAAGGGCTACAAGGTGGCCGCCAACTACGCGGGCAACGACGAACGCGCCAAGGCCTTCTCGGAGAGCAGTGGCATCCCGGTCTACAAGTTCGACGTCTCGGACTTCAGTGCCTGTGAAGCCGGTGTGAAACGCATCTGCGAAGACATGGGCGGCACCGTCGACATTCTCGTCAACAATGCTGGCATCACACGCGATGGCACCTTGCACCGCATGGACCAGCCCAACTGGCAAGCCGTGCTCGACACCAACCTCGGCTCCTGTTTCAACATGTGCCGCCTGGTGATCGACGGCATGCGCGAGCGTGGCTTCGGACGCATCGTCAACATCGGCTCGATCAACGGCCAGGCGGGCCAGTACGGCCAGGTCAACTACGCCGCCGCCAAGTCCGGTATCCACGGCTTCACCAAGGCGCTGGCGCAGGAAGGCGCGGCCAAGGGCGTGACCGTGAACGCGATCGCACCGGGCTACGTGGACACCGACATGGTGCGCGCGGTGCCGGAGAACGTGCTCGAGAAAATCATCGCAAAGATCCCGGTCGGTCGACTCGGCCGCGCCGAGGACATCGCCCGCAGCGTGGTTTTTCTCGTCGCCGACGACGCCGGTTTCATCACCGGTTCGACCCTGTCCGTCAACGGCGGCCAACACATGTACTGA
- the phaZ gene encoding polyhydroxyalkanoate depolymerase, protein MLYQMYESLQATAVPAHGYAVMARQCLEHPFNPWRNSFPGRHLASGLKFIEFMTGPNSKPEFGIDAIEIDGKEHRVVTSVVSHTPFCELRKFSLDLASVNALPQPRLPVLLVAPMSGHHATLLRDTIKRLLTDCDVYVTDWVDARDIPFELGSFGLDSYIAHVRDFLVELHDANGSVHVVAVCQPGPAVLTAVSVLAQANAPQAPASMTLMGSPIDPRRSPTAPNNFARNHSLAWFNHNMICTVPMMFEGAGRRVYPGFLQLAGFINMNPTRHQNAYMKYYQDLVSGNDDAVEAHEFFYSEYNAVMDMPADFYLQTIDRVFHQAAIATGNMTFRHRRIDPAAITRTALLTIEGEKDDISGVGQTEAAQELCTGIPKSKRKHLLKDGVGHYGVFSGRRWREEIAPFLITFMRKHG, encoded by the coding sequence ATGCTCTATCAAATGTACGAATCCCTGCAGGCCACGGCGGTACCGGCACACGGCTACGCGGTCATGGCGCGCCAGTGCCTCGAGCACCCGTTCAACCCCTGGCGAAATTCCTTCCCGGGTCGCCACCTCGCGTCCGGCTTGAAGTTCATCGAGTTCATGACCGGCCCGAACAGCAAGCCCGAGTTCGGTATCGATGCGATCGAGATTGACGGCAAGGAGCACAGGGTCGTCACAAGCGTGGTGAGCCACACCCCGTTCTGCGAGTTGCGCAAGTTTTCCCTTGACCTGGCCTCGGTCAACGCGCTCCCTCAGCCGCGCCTGCCCGTGCTGCTGGTCGCGCCGATGTCCGGTCACCACGCCACCCTGCTGCGCGACACCATCAAGCGTCTCTTGACCGACTGCGATGTCTACGTGACCGACTGGGTCGATGCGCGTGACATCCCGTTCGAACTCGGCAGCTTCGGCCTCGACAGCTACATTGCCCACGTCCGCGACTTTCTGGTCGAGCTGCACGACGCGAACGGCAGCGTGCACGTCGTCGCCGTTTGCCAGCCCGGTCCCGCGGTGCTGACCGCCGTCTCCGTACTCGCCCAGGCAAACGCGCCGCAGGCGCCCGCGTCGATGACCCTGATGGGCAGCCCGATCGACCCGCGTCGCAGCCCGACCGCGCCGAACAACTTCGCCCGCAACCACTCGCTGGCGTGGTTCAACCACAACATGATCTGCACCGTGCCGATGATGTTCGAGGGCGCCGGGCGGCGCGTTTACCCCGGCTTTCTGCAGCTCGCGGGGTTCATCAACATGAACCCGACGCGCCACCAGAACGCCTACATGAAGTACTACCAGGACCTCGTCAGCGGCAACGACGACGCGGTCGAAGCCCACGAGTTCTTCTACTCCGAATACAACGCCGTCATGGACATGCCGGCCGACTTCTACCTGCAAACCATCGACCGCGTGTTTCACCAGGCGGCGATCGCCACCGGCAACATGACCTTCCGCCACCGGCGCATCGACCCCGCTGCGATCACCCGCACTGCGCTGCTGACCATCGAGGGTGAAAAGGACGACATCTCCGGTGTCGGCCAGACCGAGGCCGCGCAGGAGCTGTGCACGGGCATTCCGAAGTCCAAGCGCAAGCACCTGTTGAAAGACGGCGTCGGCCACTACGGCGTGTTCAGCGGCCGACGCTGGCGCGAGGAGATCGCGCCTTTCCTGATCACCTTCATGCGAAAGCACGGCTGA
- a CDS encoding transposase — translation MAHSHRLRLGRVSRIGLSYHVRFSTRDRTPSLSELHTARSVIRSLQQEDRAERTATVCFVVMPDHVHWLLTLKHGSLGRSVSNVKHYSARRLAPRIQWQSGFFDHALRTTDSLRNTARYIIANPLRAGLVSSVADYPHWDAVWLNGGDAVI, via the coding sequence ATGGCCCACAGCCACCGTCTGCGACTCGGCCGTGTCTCCCGCATCGGCCTGAGCTACCACGTGCGCTTTTCGACACGAGACCGGACGCCAAGCCTGTCCGAGCTGCACACCGCGCGGTCCGTGATCCGCTCACTGCAGCAGGAGGACAGGGCAGAGCGAACAGCCACCGTGTGTTTCGTCGTCATGCCGGACCACGTGCATTGGCTGCTCACCCTCAAACACGGGTCACTCGGTCGCAGTGTTAGCAACGTCAAACACTACAGCGCACGGCGCCTCGCGCCGCGTATCCAGTGGCAAAGCGGCTTTTTTGATCATGCGTTGCGAACGACAGACAGCCTCCGAAATACTGCACGCTACATCATTGCCAACCCGCTGAGAGCCGGACTGGTTTCGTCTGTGGCTGACTATCCGCACTGGGATGCCGTGTGGCTGAACGGCGGCGATGCAGTGATCTGA
- a CDS encoding carbohydrate ABC transporter permease, which yields MENIVGQKPALRWAVHGSLLALVLLWVFPTAGLLVSSFRTSDQISGSGWWQAMLPQEQNRTLRAKAPDTQTVENGLHVIEGNLFETPATITAWGVSSRAIDDFAPGDTAPLRKGGTVTLAANGDYRFEHTEAFTGKRGQRLFVTATSPPEFTFENYESMLFDERNSEGIGQAFLNTFIVTVPATVIPILIAAFAAYALAWMDFPGRALLIALVVALLVVPLQLALIPLLKLHNTVGIGKGFVGVWLAHTGFGMPLAIYLLRNYMVGLPRDIIENARVDGATDFQVFVKIILPLSFPALASFAIFQFLWTWNDLLVAMVFLIDATGDTTVMTKHIVELLGTRGGNWEILATAAFVSIVVPLAVFFLLQKYLVRGLLAGSVK from the coding sequence GTGGAGAACATCGTCGGCCAGAAACCCGCGCTGCGCTGGGCGGTGCACGGGTCTCTGCTCGCGCTGGTGCTGTTGTGGGTGTTCCCGACCGCCGGTTTACTGGTCTCGAGCTTTCGCACCAGCGATCAGATCTCGGGCTCCGGCTGGTGGCAGGCGATGCTGCCCCAAGAGCAGAACCGCACGCTGCGGGCCAAAGCGCCCGACACCCAGACAGTTGAAAACGGCCTGCACGTGATCGAGGGCAACCTGTTCGAGACGCCCGCCACGATTACCGCCTGGGGCGTGAGTTCGCGCGCCATCGACGACTTCGCACCCGGTGACACTGCCCCGTTACGCAAGGGCGGTACCGTGACACTGGCTGCCAACGGCGACTACCGATTCGAGCACACCGAAGCCTTCACCGGCAAGCGCGGCCAACGGCTGTTCGTCACCGCGACCAGCCCGCCCGAGTTCACGTTCGAGAACTACGAGAGCATGCTGTTCGACGAGCGCAACTCGGAGGGCATCGGTCAGGCCTTTCTGAACACCTTTATCGTCACCGTCCCGGCGACGGTGATCCCGATCCTGATCGCGGCCTTTGCCGCCTACGCCCTCGCGTGGATGGACTTTCCCGGGCGCGCGCTGCTGATCGCCCTGGTGGTGGCCTTGCTGGTAGTGCCGCTGCAACTCGCACTGATCCCGCTGTTGAAGCTGCACAACACAGTCGGTATCGGCAAGGGCTTCGTCGGTGTCTGGCTGGCGCACACCGGCTTTGGAATGCCACTCGCGATCTACCTGCTGCGAAACTACATGGTCGGCCTGCCGCGCGACATCATCGAGAACGCGCGGGTCGACGGGGCCACCGATTTCCAGGTGTTCGTGAAGATCATCCTGCCGCTGTCGTTTCCGGCGCTCGCCTCGTTTGCGATCTTTCAGTTCCTCTGGACCTGGAACGACCTGCTGGTCGCCATGGTGTTCCTGATCGACGCGACCGGCGACACCACGGTCATGACGAAGCACATCGTCGAGCTGCTCGGCACCCGCGGTGGCAACTGGGAAATCCTCGCAACCGCCGCCTTCGTCTCGATCGTCGTGCCGCTCGCCGTCTTTTTCCTGCTGCAGAAATACCTCGTGCGCGGCCTGCTGGCCGGCTCGGTCAAGTAA
- a CDS encoding ABC transporter substrate-binding protein encodes MNAFQHTLVAGLAATALVSATAHADGHLVFPPGEGDFNWATYEALTSTDLSGEQVTVFGPWLGPDQALVESVLAYFAAATGADLKYSGSDSFEQQVMIDAEAGSAANISVFPQPGLAADMAKRGFLSPLGAETEAWVKQHYAAGQSWVDLGTYADPDGNDQLFGFFYKVDVKSLVWYSPENFEDAGYDVPATMEELKALTDQIVADGDTPWCIGLGSGGATGWPATDWVEDMMLRTQPPEVYDQWVSNEMPFDDPRVIAAIEEFGAFARNDAYVAGGAGAVASTDFRESPKGLFDSPPQCYMHRQASFIPAFFPDGTEIGVDADFFYFPAYADKDLGAPVLGAGTLFSITKDSPGARALMEFLKTPIAHEIWMAQKGFLTPHKGVNPAIYGDDTLRGMGEILLGATTFRFDGSDLMHGGVGAGSFWTGMVDYAGGASAEDVASAIQQSWDALK; translated from the coding sequence ATGAACGCCTTTCAGCACACACTCGTCGCCGGCCTCGCTGCCACCGCGCTCGTCAGCGCCACGGCACACGCCGACGGGCACCTCGTCTTCCCCCCCGGCGAGGGCGACTTCAATTGGGCCACCTACGAGGCGCTCACCTCGACAGACTTGAGCGGTGAACAGGTCACCGTGTTCGGCCCCTGGCTCGGACCGGACCAGGCCCTGGTCGAGAGTGTGCTCGCCTACTTCGCCGCCGCGACTGGTGCCGACTTGAAGTACTCCGGCTCGGACAGCTTCGAGCAGCAAGTCATGATCGACGCTGAGGCCGGCTCGGCCGCCAACATCTCGGTGTTCCCGCAGCCAGGACTCGCGGCCGACATGGCCAAGCGCGGTTTTCTGTCGCCGCTCGGCGCCGAGACCGAAGCCTGGGTGAAGCAACACTACGCAGCTGGCCAGTCGTGGGTGGACCTCGGTACCTACGCCGACCCCGACGGCAACGACCAGCTCTTCGGCTTTTTCTACAAGGTCGATGTCAAGTCCCTGGTCTGGTACTCGCCGGAGAACTTCGAGGACGCCGGCTACGACGTGCCCGCCACGATGGAAGAGCTGAAGGCACTGACCGACCAGATCGTCGCCGACGGCGACACACCCTGGTGCATCGGCCTCGGCTCCGGCGGTGCCACCGGGTGGCCGGCAACCGACTGGGTCGAAGACATGATGCTGCGCACCCAGCCGCCCGAAGTCTACGACCAGTGGGTCTCGAACGAAATGCCCTTTGACGACCCGCGCGTGATCGCGGCAATCGAGGAATTCGGCGCCTTTGCCCGCAACGACGCCTACGTCGCCGGCGGTGCCGGTGCGGTCGCCTCGACCGACTTCCGCGAAAGCCCGAAGGGCCTGTTCGATTCGCCGCCGCAGTGCTACATGCACCGGCAGGCCTCGTTCATCCCGGCCTTTTTCCCCGACGGCACCGAGATCGGTGTGGACGCCGACTTCTTCTACTTCCCGGCCTACGCTGACAAGGACCTTGGCGCCCCGGTGCTCGGCGCGGGCACGCTGTTCAGCATCACCAAAGACAGCCCCGGCGCCCGCGCGCTGATGGAGTTTCTGAAAACCCCGATCGCGCACGAAATCTGGATGGCGCAGAAGGGGTTCCTGACCCCGCACAAGGGCGTGAACCCGGCGATCTACGGCGACGACACTCTGCGCGGCATGGGCGAGATCCTGCTCGGCGCGACCACCTTCCGCTTCGACGGCTCGGACCTGATGCACGGCGGCGTCGGCGCGGGGTCGTTCTGGACCGGCATGGTCGACTACGCCGGTGGCGCCTCGGCCGAGGACGTCGCCAGCGCCATCCAGCAGAGCTGGGACGCGCTGAAGTAG
- a CDS encoding 3-hydroxybutyrate dehydrogenase produces MAHTLHGKTAVVTGSTSGIGLGIAHELARAGAKLVINSYTNSDEDHALAASMSDTHGVEVRYVQADMADGAACRALIADAGACDILVNNAGIQHVAPIDQFPSDTWDRIIAINMNSTFHTTAAALPMMRAAGWGRVINVASAHGLTASPYKSAYVTAKHGVVGFTKVTALETAEEPITANAICPGYVLTPLVEAQIPDTMKEYGMDRDSVVRDILLARQPSKQFASVEQIGQTTVFLCSPGADQMTGTTLSVDGGWTAL; encoded by the coding sequence GTGGCACACACACTTCACGGCAAGACCGCCGTCGTCACCGGCTCCACCTCGGGCATCGGCCTCGGCATCGCCCACGAGCTCGCCCGGGCCGGGGCCAAACTTGTCATAAACTCCTACACCAACAGTGACGAAGACCACGCGCTCGCGGCGTCCATGAGCGACACGCACGGTGTCGAGGTGCGCTATGTGCAGGCCGACATGGCCGACGGCGCGGCCTGCCGTGCGCTCATCGCCGACGCCGGTGCCTGCGATATCCTGGTCAACAACGCCGGCATCCAGCACGTGGCGCCGATCGACCAGTTCCCGTCCGACACCTGGGACCGGATCATTGCGATCAACATGAACTCCACCTTTCACACCACCGCCGCGGCGCTGCCGATGATGCGCGCTGCCGGCTGGGGTCGGGTGATCAACGTGGCCTCGGCGCATGGGCTCACGGCATCGCCCTACAAGTCCGCCTACGTCACGGCCAAACACGGCGTGGTGGGTTTCACCAAGGTGACGGCGCTCGAGACAGCCGAGGAACCGATCACCGCCAACGCCATCTGCCCGGGCTACGTGCTCACGCCGCTGGTCGAGGCCCAGATTCCGGACACCATGAAAGAGTACGGAATGGACCGCGACAGCGTCGTCAGGGACATCCTGCTCGCGCGCCAGCCCTCCAAGCAGTTCGCGTCAGTCGAACAGATCGGCCAGACCACCGTATTCCTCTGCTCCCCCGGCGCCGATCAGATGACCGGTACCACCCTGAGTGTCGACGGCGGTTGGACCGCGCTCTAG
- a CDS encoding acetyl-CoA C-acetyltransferase: MEREIVITGAARTPIGAFNGSLSTVAADELGAVVIREVLQRSQLDPADVSEVIFGQVLTAGSGQNPGRQAAMKADIPAERTAVTVNQVCGSGLRTVAMGFQAIMAGDSEVVIAGGQENMSLSPHCAHLRSGTKMGDLGMVDTMIKDGLWDAFHGYHMGTTAENVAARWQITREQQDAFAAASQQKAEAAQTAGRFQDEIVPVTVSSRRGDTVVEADEYPKHGTTADGLAKLRPAFAREGSVTAGNASGLNDGAAALALMTAENAKARGITPLARIVSWATAGVDPEIMGTGPIPASQAALKKAGWTTDDLDLVEANEAFAAQACAVNSDLGWDTDKVNVNGGAIALGHPIGASGARILVTLLHEMARRDAKKGLATLCIGGGMGIAMCVARD; encoded by the coding sequence TTGGAACGCGAGATTGTCATCACCGGCGCCGCACGCACGCCGATCGGCGCCTTCAACGGCAGCTTGAGCACGGTCGCCGCTGACGAACTGGGCGCCGTCGTCATCCGGGAAGTGCTGCAACGCAGCCAACTGGACCCGGCCGACGTGTCCGAAGTCATCTTCGGTCAGGTGCTGACCGCCGGGTCCGGTCAGAACCCGGGCCGCCAGGCTGCGATGAAGGCCGACATCCCCGCCGAGCGCACCGCCGTCACCGTCAACCAGGTGTGCGGTTCGGGTCTGCGCACCGTCGCGATGGGCTTCCAGGCCATCATGGCCGGTGACAGCGAGGTCGTGATCGCCGGTGGCCAGGAGAACATGAGCCTCTCGCCGCACTGCGCGCACCTGCGCAGCGGCACCAAGATGGGCGACCTCGGCATGGTGGACACCATGATCAAGGACGGTCTCTGGGATGCGTTCCACGGCTACCACATGGGCACCACCGCCGAGAACGTCGCCGCGCGCTGGCAGATCACCCGCGAGCAACAGGACGCCTTCGCCGCAGCCTCACAGCAGAAAGCCGAAGCCGCACAGACCGCGGGCAGGTTCCAGGACGAGATCGTGCCGGTCACGGTCTCGAGCCGCCGCGGTGACACGGTCGTCGAGGCCGATGAATACCCCAAGCACGGCACCACTGCGGACGGTCTCGCGAAGCTGCGCCCCGCCTTTGCCCGCGAGGGCTCGGTCACCGCCGGCAACGCGTCGGGCCTCAACGACGGCGCGGCCGCCCTCGCGCTCATGACCGCCGAAAACGCCAAGGCCCGCGGCATCACACCGCTGGCGCGGATCGTCTCCTGGGCCACCGCCGGCGTCGACCCCGAGATCATGGGCACCGGCCCGATCCCGGCGAGCCAGGCGGCGTTGAAGAAAGCCGGCTGGACGACCGACGACCTCGACCTCGTCGAAGCCAACGAGGCCTTCGCAGCGCAGGCCTGCGCGGTCAACTCGGACCTCGGCTGGGACACCGACAAGGTCAACGTCAACGGCGGTGCGATCGCACTGGGCCACCCGATCGGCGCGTCGGGTGCGCGCATCCTGGTGACGCTGTTGCACGAGATGGCACGCCGGGACGCGAAGAAAGGGCTGGCCACGCTTTGCATCGGCGGCGGCATGGGCATCGCCATGTGCGTCGCGCGCGACTGA
- a CDS encoding alpha-amylase family glycosyl hydrolase, with product MTTVDKDWWRGAVIYQIYPRSYQDSTGDGTGDLNGITARLPYIASLNVDAIWISPFFTSPMKDFGYDVSDYCDVDPMFGTLADFDRLIETAHGLGLKVMIDQVLSHSSDAHPWFAESRASRDNPRSDWYVWADAKPDGTPPNNWLSIFGGSAWQWDTRREQYYLHNFLVSQPDLNLHNPVVQDALLDTCRFWLDRGVDGFRLDTINFYFADKALRDNPALPPAERDDQIAPRVNPYNHQRHVHSKNQPENIAFIERFRALLDEYPAATSVGEVGDAQIGLELMQEYTEGDARAHMCYSFEFLSSQVLDAPRLQQIFERMAAVDRGGWACWALSNHDIPRHASRWALSDAAQRQYLNLLVCLRGTVCLYQGEELGLPEADVAFEDLQDPYGIAFWPEFKGRDGCRTPMVWDASAPSGGFTTGKPWLPVSPDHLPRAVSAQETQNDSLLHHYRETLAFRRAQPALFKGVQSDIAVTDTVAHFTREHDGQTLWCALNLGAEAVVVPVPTGQWTPLTGLPDAATELAETVTLAGYQTVVAEQEG from the coding sequence ATGACAACGGTGGACAAGGACTGGTGGCGTGGCGCCGTGATCTACCAGATCTACCCGCGAAGCTACCAGGACAGCACCGGCGACGGCACCGGCGACCTCAACGGCATCACCGCGCGGCTGCCCTACATCGCCTCGCTGAACGTCGACGCCATCTGGATCTCGCCGTTCTTCACCTCACCGATGAAGGACTTCGGCTACGACGTCAGCGACTACTGCGACGTCGATCCGATGTTTGGCACGCTCGCCGATTTCGACCGGCTGATCGAGACGGCCCACGGACTCGGCCTCAAGGTCATGATCGACCAGGTGCTGAGCCACTCGTCGGACGCGCACCCGTGGTTTGCCGAGAGCCGGGCGTCGCGCGACAACCCGCGCAGCGACTGGTACGTCTGGGCCGATGCCAAGCCCGACGGCACGCCGCCGAACAACTGGCTGTCGATCTTCGGCGGGTCCGCCTGGCAGTGGGACACCCGCCGTGAGCAGTACTACCTGCACAATTTCCTCGTCAGCCAACCCGACCTCAACCTGCACAACCCCGTTGTGCAGGACGCACTGCTCGACACCTGTCGCTTCTGGCTCGACCGCGGCGTCGACGGCTTCCGCCTCGACACGATCAACTTCTACTTCGCCGACAAGGCGCTGCGCGACAACCCGGCGCTGCCGCCGGCCGAACGCGACGACCAGATCGCACCGCGCGTGAACCCCTACAACCACCAGCGCCACGTCCACTCCAAGAACCAGCCCGAGAACATTGCTTTCATCGAGCGCTTCCGTGCGCTGCTCGACGAGTACCCCGCCGCCACCAGCGTCGGTGAAGTCGGCGACGCCCAGATCGGCCTCGAGCTCATGCAGGAGTACACCGAGGGCGACGCGCGGGCACACATGTGTTACTCGTTCGAGTTCCTCTCAAGCCAGGTGCTCGACGCGCCACGCTTGCAACAAATCTTCGAGCGCATGGCCGCGGTCGACCGCGGCGGCTGGGCCTGCTGGGCGCTGAGCAACCACGACATCCCGCGCCACGCCTCGCGCTGGGCGCTGAGCGACGCCGCCCAACGGCAATACCTCAACCTGCTCGTCTGCCTGCGCGGCACCGTCTGCCTCTACCAGGGCGAGGAGCTCGGCCTGCCCGAAGCCGACGTCGCCTTCGAAGACCTGCAAGACCCCTACGGCATCGCCTTCTGGCCCGAGTTCAAGGGCCGCGACGGCTGCCGCACGCCGATGGTGTGGGACGCCAGCGCGCCGAGCGGCGGCTTCACCACAGGCAAACCGTGGCTGCCAGTGTCACCCGATCACCTGCCGCGTGCCGTCTCGGCGCAGGAGACACAAAACGACTCGCTGCTACACCACTACCGCGAGACACTGGCGTTCCGGCGCGCGCAACCCGCGCTGTTCAAGGGCGTACAGAGCGACATCGCGGTGACTGATACCGTCGCCCACTTCACGCGCGAGCACGACGGCCAGACACTCTGGTGCGCGCTCAACCTCGGCGCCGAGGCCGTTGTGGTCCCCGTCCCCACAGGCCAGTGGACGCCGCTGACCGGCCTGCCGGACGCCGCCACCGAACTGGCTGAGACGGTCACGTTGGCGGGGTACCAGACCGTCGTCGCCGAGCAGGAGGGTTGA
- a CDS encoding LysE family translocator, with product MTVVTFCLAALVVLLVPGPGVLYDVTRTLSHGLAAGAASVLGLASGAFVHVLAATAGLSALLLTSATAFGVVKALGVAYLVYLGLRTILSRSPAATAPEHRDAALRRVFWEAVLVSVLNPKIAVFFLAFLPQFVTTADGDAGWQVLLRGSVYVLLAVCTDGAYALCAHRVRSVLSDRFVFGPVPRLASGVAYLGLGLGVWVTERGG from the coding sequence ATGACAGTAGTGACATTTTGCCTCGCGGCACTGGTGGTGTTGCTCGTCCCGGGGCCGGGGGTGCTCTACGACGTGACCCGCACGCTGTCGCACGGCCTTGCGGCCGGGGCGGCCTCGGTGCTGGGTCTCGCGAGTGGGGCGTTCGTCCACGTGCTCGCAGCGACCGCAGGGCTGTCGGCGCTGCTGCTGACGTCGGCCACGGCCTTCGGCGTGGTCAAGGCGCTCGGGGTCGCGTACCTCGTCTACCTCGGGCTGCGCACGATCCTCAGTCGATCGCCCGCTGCCACGGCACCCGAGCACAGGGACGCGGCGTTACGTCGGGTGTTCTGGGAAGCTGTGTTGGTGAGTGTGCTCAACCCCAAGATCGCCGTCTTCTTTCTGGCCTTTCTGCCGCAGTTCGTGACAACAGCGGATGGCGACGCGGGGTGGCAGGTGTTGCTGCGCGGCAGCGTATACGTGCTGCTCGCGGTGTGTACCGACGGCGCCTATGCGCTGTGCGCGCACCGCGTGCGCAGCGTGTTGTCGGACCGCTTCGTGTTCGGGCCGGTGCCCCGGCTGGCCAGCGGCGTGGCCTACCTCGGACTCGGTCTCGGCGTGTGGGTCACCGAGCGCGGCGGCTAG
- a CDS encoding DUF4124 domain-containing protein, whose translation MRSTPRNRVVFSKRAHRLLRVLLPTAALAVYSTAAQPAIYKCKDGAGNIVYSSTKCPTAEADITPDIVKRLPIGGRGGQSGDLPRRGASRQLPPASGGDPGAGAAPPL comes from the coding sequence ATGCGCTCCACACCCCGCAATCGCGTGGTTTTCTCCAAACGAGCACACCGGCTTCTGCGCGTCCTGCTGCCGACCGCAGCACTCGCCGTCTACTCTACCGCCGCCCAACCCGCGATCTACAAGTGCAAGGACGGCGCTGGCAACATCGTGTACAGCTCGACCAAGTGCCCGACGGCCGAGGCCGACATCACGCCGGACATCGTCAAACGCCTGCCGATCGGCGGCAGAGGCGGTCAATCGGGTGATCTGCCGCGCCGCGGTGCGTCCCGACAGTTGCCGCCAGCTTCAGGTGGCGACCCCGGCGCAGGTGCTGCGCCCCCGCTTTGA